Genomic window (Chondrocystis sp. NIES-4102):
TAGGGGGGCATCGGGTCTAAAAAGTAAATTATTGCTATCTTCAGTTAAAGCCGAAGGTACTAAACCAGTTTCTGCCAACCCTTGAATTGCGCCAAAATTAGGGTTATTAGCTTTAACATCACTAAAAGCAGGCTGACTATTTTTACTACCTAAATATATTTTTTTACTAGAATTATCCTGATAGTAACGATTATTAGCTGTAATTAACCAGTTTGCGTATTCGCCTCTAGTAATTACTTGATTAGGAGCAAATTTACTCACATCAGTTTTATTCTGACCTTGATAGGGAGTTAAGATACCCAAAGCTGCGACTGATTTTAGAGGTTGCCTTAATTGATCAGGAACTTCATTTAAATCTGTAAAACTGCCGTTACTGGTTGCCACATTATTATTTACTTGAGTTTCTGGTGGCTGATTATCCTTATTTACTTGTTGAGTATTCGATTTAGATGCAGTTTCTATGCTTTGGTAGGTGGCAGACAGCTTAGTATTTTGATCCTCAGTAGGTTTTGATAAACTAAGCTTAACTTGCTGCTGATTTTTAATAGCGATCGCTGTACTTATAGATTGTTGGGGATTAAAGTTAAAAGGTTTAGTAATTTCCCAATTCGACGCTTCTAATTGCTTTCGATAAAAATTAACTATAGCCTGGCGGTTATCTGGACTATTCCAAGTGATCACCCCTGATGCTGCTTCCCCAGACTCAACTTTTTGTAGTTTAGCATCAGGATATATGGGAAAAGATGCGGGAAAATCTGAAGGTAATTCTAAAGCTTGTGCGGTTTGATCCTTTGTTTGAGTTTGAGAAACACTAGACTGTTGTGATTTTACTTGTTTAGCAGTTAATTGAGGATCGGGAGCGACAAAACTTTCTAAAGCAGTACTATTGTTACAGCTAGTTAACAATGTCAACAAACCAATAAATAAAATATTCGTACCAACTTTTTGACTGTTTTGCTTAAATAACATGGCTATTTGCCAAAATCGATAATTATTTGATTTTAACAAAAGCTATTAGCTTTAAGCCGAGATCAAGTTTTTCATCTACATCAATCCCCCACCCTGCTTAATTCCATAGGGTTTTATTG
Coding sequences:
- a CDS encoding S-layer domain protein; translated protein: MLFKQNSQKVGTNILFIGLLTLLTSCNNSTALESFVAPDPQLTAKQVKSQQSSVSQTQTKDQTAQALELPSDFPASFPIYPDAKLQKVESGEAASGVITWNSPDNRQAIVNFYRKQLEASNWEITKPFNFNPQQSISTAIAIKNQQQVKLSLSKPTEDQNTKLSATYQSIETASKSNTQQVNKDNQPPETQVNNNVATSNGSFTDLNEVPDQLRQPLKSVAALGILTPYQGQNKTDVSKFAPNQVITRGEYANWLITANNRYYQDNSSKKIYLGSKNSQPAFSDVKANNPNFGAIQGLAETGLVPSALTEDSNNLLFRPDAPLTREDLVSWKVPLDTRSSLPQASIKALEESWGFQDAAEINSTALRALYADFQNGDRSNVRRIFGYTTIFQPKKPVTRAEAAVSLWYFGYQGDGITARELLNAK